The Streptomyces nitrosporeus genome includes a window with the following:
- a CDS encoding dihydrofolate reductase family protein: protein MTGPARRRVTANLALSLDGRYHGPGGPGDFSMFAPYVVSEVARRQLTRIWEGATTALLGRVNAEGFLGYWPSVAEDETADPRDRGYAKWLVDTEKVVLSTTLTEAPWDRTRVVNAPAAGLVTGLRAVGEGDILVNSSPSVIKPLLAADLVDRLYLMVLPEIAGDGQRLFDDGLPATKWRLTHQETGVLGEIALVCDRAR from the coding sequence ATGACCGGTCCGGCCCGGCGCAGGGTCACCGCGAACCTGGCCCTCTCCCTCGACGGGCGCTACCACGGCCCCGGAGGGCCCGGCGATTTCAGCATGTTCGCGCCGTACGTGGTCTCCGAGGTCGCGCGGCGGCAGCTCACCCGCATCTGGGAGGGCGCTACGACGGCGCTGCTCGGCCGGGTCAACGCCGAGGGGTTCCTGGGGTACTGGCCCTCGGTCGCCGAGGACGAGACCGCCGATCCGCGTGATCGCGGATACGCGAAGTGGCTGGTGGACACGGAGAAGGTGGTCCTCTCGACCACCCTGACCGAGGCACCGTGGGACCGCACCCGTGTGGTGAACGCCCCGGCCGCCGGCCTCGTCACCGGTCTCAGGGCGGTGGGAGAGGGGGACATCCTCGTCAACAGCTCCCCGAGTGTCATCAAGCCGCTCCTCGCGGCGGACCTGGTCGACCGGCTGTACCTCATGGTCCTCCCCGAGATCGCGGGAGACGGGCAGCGGCTGTTCGACGACGGTCTGCCGGCCACGAAGTGGAGACTCACCCACCAGGAGACCGGTGTGCTGGGCGAGATAGCCCTGGTCTGCGACCGGGCCCGCTGA
- the rlmN gene encoding 23S rRNA (adenine(2503)-C(2))-methyltransferase RlmN has translation MPKPGELTFVAPRGAKQPPRHLADLTPDERKEAVAAIGEKPFRAKQLSQHYFARYAHAPAEWTNIPAGSRDKLAEAMFPDLMSVVRHISCDDDTTRKTLWKLHDGTLVESVLMRYPERVTMCISSQAGCGMNCPFCATGQAGLDRNLSTAEIVHQIVDGMRALRDGEVPGGPARLSNIVFMGMGEPLANYKRVVGAIRRLTDPEPDGLGLSQRGITVSTVGLVPAMLRFADEGFKCRLAVSLHAPDDELRDTLVPVNTRWKVREVLDAAWEYAEKSGRRISVEYALIRDINDQAWRGDLLGRLLKGKRVHVNLIPLNPTPGSKWTASRPEDEKAFVEAIAAHGVPVTVRDTRGQEIDGACGQLAASER, from the coding sequence ATGCCTAAGCCCGGAGAACTCACCTTTGTCGCGCCCCGCGGAGCCAAGCAGCCGCCGCGGCACCTCGCCGACCTCACACCCGACGAGCGCAAGGAGGCGGTCGCGGCCATCGGCGAGAAGCCGTTCCGCGCCAAGCAGCTCTCGCAGCACTACTTCGCGCGGTACGCGCACGCCCCGGCCGAGTGGACCAACATCCCGGCCGGGTCGCGGGACAAGCTCGCCGAGGCGATGTTCCCCGACCTGATGTCCGTGGTGCGCCACATCAGCTGTGACGACGACACCACCCGCAAGACCCTGTGGAAGCTGCACGACGGGACCCTCGTCGAGTCGGTCCTCATGCGGTACCCCGAGCGGGTCACCATGTGCATCTCCTCCCAGGCCGGGTGCGGGATGAACTGTCCGTTCTGCGCGACCGGCCAGGCGGGTCTCGACCGCAACCTGTCCACCGCCGAGATCGTCCACCAGATCGTGGACGGCATGCGGGCCCTGCGCGACGGCGAGGTCCCGGGCGGGCCGGCGCGGCTGTCGAACATCGTCTTCATGGGCATGGGCGAACCGCTGGCCAACTACAAGCGGGTGGTCGGTGCGATCCGGCGGCTGACCGACCCGGAGCCGGATGGGCTCGGGCTCTCGCAGCGGGGCATCACCGTCTCCACCGTGGGACTGGTCCCGGCCATGCTGCGCTTCGCCGACGAGGGCTTCAAGTGCCGTCTCGCCGTGTCCCTGCACGCCCCGGACGACGAACTGCGCGACACCCTCGTGCCGGTGAACACCCGCTGGAAGGTGCGGGAGGTGCTGGACGCCGCCTGGGAGTACGCGGAGAAGTCCGGACGCCGTATCTCCGTCGAGTACGCGCTGATCCGCGACATCAACGACCAGGCATGGCGCGGTGACCTGCTGGGCCGGCTGCTCAAGGGCAAGCGGGTACACGTCAACCTGATCCCGCTGAACCCGACGCCGGGCTCCAAGTGGACCGCCTCGCGGCCCGAGGACGAGAAGGCGTTCGTGGAGGCCATCGCCGCCCACGGTGTGCCGGTGACCGTCCGGGACACCCGCGGCCAGGAGATCGACGGGGCCTGCGGACAGCTGGCGGCCTCCGAGCGCTGA
- a CDS encoding DUF2637 domain-containing protein, translated as MNRSAKFLLVAALVAVVGMAFRVSWNALRDVARAIGADSTAATLYPFVIDGLMALALIATLVLAGKDRQFALKVLGGYTAASLVLNYVHGLVPALHQPGAGMVRLAHWDSAHYALVLIATSLPVGAIFFGSDLVAKVLHHRPTTETVRVLDGQEPAPDPHTPAHPAQEPAAEPAGLPAPAPALEPSAQATGGTGTVREADPHTPHDARTPAAETPEELLHREQFEEAELERMRQDARRAYAESAQAGRPLSARALGEAFGMSESWGRKQILAVRDDEESSRPHLRAVETAAV; from the coding sequence GTGAACAGGTCCGCGAAGTTTCTGCTGGTGGCCGCGTTGGTCGCGGTGGTCGGTATGGCGTTTCGGGTGTCGTGGAACGCACTGCGGGACGTCGCCCGTGCGATCGGTGCCGATTCGACCGCGGCGACCCTCTACCCGTTCGTCATCGACGGTTTGATGGCCCTCGCGCTCATCGCCACCCTGGTCCTGGCCGGCAAGGACCGCCAGTTCGCCCTCAAGGTGCTGGGCGGGTACACGGCCGCGTCGCTGGTCCTGAACTATGTGCACGGCCTGGTCCCCGCACTGCACCAGCCGGGGGCGGGCATGGTCCGCCTCGCACACTGGGACAGCGCACACTACGCACTCGTCCTGATCGCGACGTCCCTGCCGGTCGGGGCGATCTTCTTCGGGTCCGATCTGGTCGCGAAGGTGCTGCACCACCGCCCCACCACCGAGACCGTGCGGGTGCTGGACGGGCAGGAACCCGCCCCCGACCCGCACACCCCCGCACACCCCGCGCAGGAACCGGCAGCCGAGCCCGCCGGGCTTCCCGCACCGGCTCCCGCTCTGGAGCCGTCCGCGCAGGCCACGGGAGGAACGGGCACCGTACGGGAGGCCGATCCGCACACCCCGCACGATGCCCGCACACCCGCCGCGGAGACGCCGGAGGAACTGCTGCACCGGGAGCAGTTCGAGGAGGCGGAGCTGGAGCGGATGCGGCAGGACGCACGCCGCGCGTATGCCGAATCCGCACAGGCGGGCCGTCCGCTCAGCGCCCGTGCGCTGGGCGAGGCGTTCGGCATGAGCGAGTCATGGGGACGCAAGCAGATCCTCGCCGTCCGCGACGACGAAGAGTCCTCCCGCCCGCACCTGCGGGCCGTCGAGACCGCGGCCGTGTGA
- a CDS encoding thiamine ABC transporter substrate-binding protein, with amino-acid sequence MNTTTKYTATALAAALGVTVLAGCGGSDDGASGTSKGSRTVTLVTHDSFNASDAALKAFTEETGYTVKVLKSGDAGSALNQEILTKGSPRGDVFFGVDNTLLSRALDNGLFTPYEAEGIDRVAADVRLDAEKNRVTPVDTGDICVNYDKQYFADKKLDPPQTFDDLLKPEYKDLLVTENAATSSPGLGFLLGTVASHGEKGYESYWKKLKDNGVKVVDGWEQAYNEEFSGSAGGRKAGADRPLVVSYASSPPVEVLYAEPQPTEAPTGVAAGTCFRQIEFAGLLDGAKNEAGGKALLDFLIGKRFQEDMPLNMFVNPVVKDAELPELFTEFGATVDEPATVAPERIAENREQWVRSWSSIVVK; translated from the coding sequence ATGAACACCACCACGAAGTACACGGCGACGGCGCTCGCCGCCGCACTCGGGGTCACCGTCCTGGCGGGCTGCGGCGGCTCGGACGACGGCGCCTCCGGGACCTCGAAGGGCTCCAGGACCGTCACCCTGGTCACCCATGACTCCTTCAACGCCTCGGACGCCGCCCTGAAGGCGTTCACCGAGGAGACCGGCTACACCGTCAAGGTGCTCAAGAGCGGTGACGCGGGCAGCGCGCTCAACCAGGAGATCCTGACCAAGGGCTCCCCGCGGGGCGACGTCTTCTTCGGCGTCGACAACACCCTGCTCTCCCGCGCCCTGGACAACGGCCTGTTCACCCCGTACGAGGCCGAGGGGATCGACAGGGTCGCCGCGGACGTCCGGCTGGACGCGGAGAAGAACCGGGTGACACCCGTCGACACCGGCGACATCTGCGTCAACTACGACAAGCAGTACTTCGCCGACAAGAAGCTGGACCCCCCGCAGACCTTCGACGACCTGCTGAAGCCGGAGTACAAGGACCTGCTCGTCACCGAGAACGCCGCGACCTCCTCGCCCGGTCTCGGTTTCCTCCTCGGCACCGTCGCCTCCCACGGGGAGAAGGGCTACGAGAGCTACTGGAAGAAGCTGAAGGACAACGGCGTCAAGGTCGTCGACGGCTGGGAGCAGGCCTACAACGAGGAGTTCTCCGGCTCCGCGGGCGGCCGGAAGGCCGGTGCCGACCGGCCGCTCGTCGTCTCCTACGCCTCCAGCCCGCCCGTCGAGGTGCTCTACGCCGAGCCGCAGCCCACCGAGGCGCCCACCGGAGTGGCGGCCGGCACTTGCTTCCGGCAGATCGAGTTCGCCGGGCTGCTCGACGGCGCGAAGAATGAGGCGGGCGGCAAGGCGCTCCTCGACTTCCTGATCGGCAAGCGGTTCCAGGAGGACATGCCGCTGAACATGTTCGTGAACCCGGTCGTGAAGGACGCGGAACTGCCGGAACTGTTCACGGAGTTCGGTGCCACCGTCGACGAACCGGCCACCGTGGCACCGGAGAGGATCGCCGAGAACCGTGAGCAGTGGGTCCGGTCGTGGTCCTCGATCGTCGTCAAGTAG
- a CDS encoding ABC transporter ATP-binding protein: MLALEAATVRFGGRTALDAVDLEVADHETVCVLGPSGSGKSTLLRAVAGLQPLDGGRILLDGADQAAVPVHRRGVGLMFQDHQLFPHQDVATNVAFGLRMHGVPRGERESRAGELLDLVGLPGAGRRAVSALSGGEQQRVALARALAPRPGLLMLDEPLGQLDRSLRERLVVELRELFGRLGTTVLAVTHDQGEAFALADRVVVMRDGRITQTGTPLEVWQRPASAFVARFLGFDNVVEATVTGAAADTAWGEVPVPDGTPRGRYELLVRPTGVRIGGPEAGLRCTVGARTFRGHHVSVLLHPGRGPVIEAECALRDTPGEGASVGVTFDAADVVVLPPAKTA; encoded by the coding sequence ATGCTGGCACTGGAGGCGGCCACCGTCCGGTTCGGGGGGCGGACCGCGCTGGACGCGGTGGACCTGGAGGTCGCCGACCACGAGACCGTCTGTGTGCTCGGACCGAGCGGAAGCGGCAAGTCGACCCTGCTGCGGGCCGTCGCCGGGCTGCAGCCGCTGGACGGCGGGCGGATCCTGCTCGACGGCGCCGACCAGGCGGCCGTCCCCGTGCACCGGCGCGGCGTGGGGCTGATGTTCCAGGACCACCAGCTCTTCCCGCACCAGGACGTCGCCACGAACGTCGCCTTCGGACTGCGGATGCACGGCGTCCCGCGCGGCGAACGGGAGAGCCGGGCCGGTGAACTGCTCGACCTGGTCGGCCTGCCCGGCGCCGGCCGGCGCGCCGTCTCCGCGCTGTCCGGGGGCGAGCAGCAGAGAGTGGCCCTTGCCCGCGCCCTGGCCCCCCGGCCTGGACTGCTCATGCTGGACGAACCGCTCGGACAACTCGACCGCAGCCTGCGCGAACGGCTCGTCGTCGAACTGCGCGAGCTGTTCGGCAGGCTGGGCACCACCGTCCTCGCCGTCACGCACGACCAGGGCGAGGCATTCGCGCTCGCCGACCGGGTGGTGGTGATGCGGGACGGCCGGATCACCCAGACGGGCACCCCGCTGGAGGTCTGGCAGCGGCCGGCGTCCGCCTTCGTGGCCCGGTTCCTCGGCTTCGACAACGTGGTCGAGGCGACGGTCACCGGCGCGGCGGCGGACACCGCCTGGGGCGAGGTGCCCGTACCGGACGGGACACCCCGGGGCCGGTACGAACTGCTCGTCCGGCCCACCGGCGTACGGATCGGCGGACCGGAGGCCGGTCTGCGCTGCACGGTCGGCGCACGCACCTTCCGCGGTCACCACGTCTCGGTGCTCCTGCACCCCGGCCGGGGGCCCGTCATCGAGGCGGAGTGCGCCCTGCGCGACACCCCCGGGGAGGGCGCCTCGGTGGGCGTCACCTTCGACGCGGCGGACGTCGTGGTCCTCCCGCCGGCGAAGACGGCCTGA
- a CDS encoding DUF6303 family protein — MSIRDGRWCLYVALMRVRVSQWPEHDFGPAVQVPTVAERSRALIALGFVFTEGAEWEWTEYSETPDDDTSPVRLLASVQVRSLDGAVS, encoded by the coding sequence ATGTCCATCCGAGATGGCCGGTGGTGCCTGTACGTCGCGCTGATGCGCGTTCGGGTGTCCCAGTGGCCGGAGCACGACTTCGGCCCGGCCGTCCAGGTGCCCACGGTGGCCGAGCGTTCACGGGCGCTCATCGCCCTCGGTTTCGTGTTCACCGAGGGCGCCGAGTGGGAGTGGACGGAGTACAGCGAGACGCCGGATGACGACACCTCCCCGGTGCGGCTGCTGGCCTCGGTTCAGGTGCGTTCACTGGACGGAGCCGTGTCGTGA
- the traA gene encoding plasmid transfer protein TraA — MTSSSDQVRNFAQHQADQPFGPPQGDGFFNVPPQNGQQAGGRQRAQQPKEAPTYNFHFGPKDDGGKRQGRGSGSRVGQGQQQGQGGGRRGSTHSPLADPEFFTNDDVRNYCEAARAAFIQLSFDIAMASEVLNAVLKEVPDADGKPFGSRMRARRVTRRLSKVADEAKNAAKNAAATYAAFQREYSPEMQHNPRARQQPGRRFDFNA; from the coding sequence ATGACCAGCAGTTCAGATCAGGTCCGCAACTTCGCGCAGCACCAGGCCGACCAGCCCTTCGGGCCGCCGCAGGGCGATGGGTTCTTCAACGTTCCCCCGCAGAACGGGCAGCAGGCCGGCGGGCGGCAGCGGGCGCAGCAGCCGAAGGAGGCGCCGACGTACAACTTCCACTTCGGGCCCAAGGACGACGGCGGGAAGCGGCAGGGCCGGGGCAGCGGGTCCCGGGTCGGTCAGGGCCAGCAGCAGGGGCAGGGCGGTGGCCGTCGCGGCAGCACTCATTCGCCGTTGGCGGATCCGGAGTTCTTCACCAACGACGACGTCCGCAACTACTGCGAGGCCGCGCGGGCCGCGTTCATCCAGCTGTCCTTCGACATCGCGATGGCCTCCGAGGTGCTGAACGCGGTGCTGAAGGAGGTGCCCGACGCGGACGGGAAGCCGTTCGGGTCGCGGATGCGGGCCCGGCGGGTGACCCGGCGCCTGTCGAAGGTCGCCGACGAGGCGAAGAACGCCGCGAAGAACGCCGCCGCCACCTACGCCGCGTTCCAGCGGGAGTACTCCCCCGAGATGCAGCACAATCCCCGCGCCCGCCAGCAGCCCGGCCGCCGCTTCGACTTCAACGCGTGA
- a CDS encoding RRQRL motif-containing zinc-binding protein: MAPDGLATRRQLRALGLRPGGQDVAAQLERPRRRRGPLVAYLYRIDHARPVRPMTPARQAALAAAMRARRTCPNCRQVRGYCIPRSLGMCVPCADSGA, from the coding sequence CTGGCCCCCGACGGCTTGGCCACCCGCCGCCAGCTCCGCGCCCTCGGGCTGCGGCCCGGCGGCCAAGATGTCGCCGCGCAGCTTGAACGGCCGCGGCGTCGTCGGGGTCCGCTGGTCGCCTACCTCTACCGCATCGACCACGCCAGACCGGTCCGGCCGATGACCCCGGCCCGCCAGGCCGCGCTCGCCGCGGCGATGCGGGCCCGCCGCACCTGCCCCAACTGCCGGCAGGTCCGGGGGTACTGCATCCCGCGTTCCCTCGGCATGTGCGTGCCCTGCGCCGACTCCGGCGCCTGA
- a CDS encoding ABC transporter permease: MALPVAFFALFFAYPVAAIVGRGLKADGVWQFGRIGDVLTRPDLLDVLWFTTWQALASTALTLLIALPGAYVFARLDFPGKQVLRAVVTVPFVLPTVVVGTAFLALLGRGGLLDDLWGVRLDTTVWAILLAHVFFNYAVVVRTVGGLWSQLDPRQEEAARVLGAGRLGAWRRVTLPALAPAVAAAGVMVFLFTFTSFGVVQILGGPAYSTLEVEIYRQTAQLLDLPTAAVLTLVQFAAVGAILAVHARTVRHRERALKLTDPALTSRPPRGAGQRALLGGVLLSIVLLVVLPLGVLVERSLDTSGGYGFGYYRALRSADAGGSTFLVPPLEAIGNSLRYALAATGIALVIGGLAAAALTRRAGRLVRGFDALLMLPLGVSAVTVGFGFLITLDEPPLDLRTSWILVPLAQALVGVPFVVRTMLPVLRAVDERLREAAAVLGASPLRAWREVDLPLVRRALLVAAGFAFAVSLGEFGATVFIARPDNPTLPVAVARLLGRSGELNYGQAMALSTILMLVCAVSLLLLERIRTDRSGEF; this comes from the coding sequence ATGGCTCTGCCGGTCGCGTTCTTCGCCCTGTTCTTCGCCTACCCCGTCGCCGCGATCGTCGGCCGCGGTCTCAAGGCGGACGGGGTCTGGCAGTTCGGCCGGATCGGTGACGTACTGACCCGGCCGGACCTGCTCGACGTCCTGTGGTTCACCACCTGGCAGGCTCTCGCGTCCACCGCGCTCACCCTGCTGATCGCGCTGCCCGGCGCCTATGTGTTCGCCCGCCTCGACTTCCCCGGGAAGCAGGTGCTGCGGGCCGTGGTCACCGTGCCGTTCGTGCTGCCCACCGTGGTGGTCGGCACGGCCTTCCTGGCCCTGCTGGGGCGTGGCGGACTGCTCGACGACCTGTGGGGCGTACGCCTGGACACCACCGTGTGGGCGATCCTGCTCGCCCATGTGTTCTTCAACTACGCGGTGGTCGTACGGACCGTCGGCGGGCTCTGGTCGCAGCTCGACCCACGCCAGGAGGAGGCCGCCCGGGTGCTCGGCGCCGGACGCCTCGGCGCCTGGCGGCGGGTGACACTGCCCGCGCTCGCCCCGGCGGTGGCCGCGGCCGGTGTGATGGTCTTCCTCTTCACGTTCACCTCCTTCGGGGTCGTCCAGATCCTCGGCGGCCCCGCCTACTCCACCCTTGAGGTGGAGATCTACCGGCAGACCGCGCAACTGCTCGATCTGCCGACGGCGGCCGTCCTCACCCTGGTGCAGTTCGCCGCGGTCGGAGCGATCCTCGCCGTCCACGCCCGTACCGTCCGCCACAGGGAGCGGGCGCTCAAGCTGACCGACCCCGCGCTGACCTCCCGCCCTCCGCGCGGCGCCGGGCAGCGGGCACTGCTCGGCGGAGTCCTGCTGAGCATCGTCCTGCTGGTCGTGCTGCCGCTCGGCGTCCTGGTGGAGCGCTCGCTGGACACCTCCGGCGGCTACGGCTTCGGCTACTACCGGGCCCTGCGGTCCGCCGACGCCGGCGGCTCCACCTTCCTGGTGCCCCCGCTGGAGGCGATCGGCAACTCGCTGCGGTACGCGCTGGCCGCGACCGGGATCGCCCTGGTGATCGGCGGACTCGCCGCCGCGGCGCTCACCAGGCGGGCCGGGCGCCTGGTACGCGGCTTCGACGCACTGCTGATGCTGCCGCTCGGGGTGTCCGCGGTCACCGTCGGCTTCGGTTTCCTGATCACGCTGGACGAACCCCCGCTGGACCTGCGGACCTCCTGGATCCTCGTACCGCTCGCCCAGGCCCTGGTGGGCGTCCCCTTCGTCGTCCGCACCATGCTGCCGGTCCTGCGGGCGGTGGACGAACGGCTGCGGGAGGCCGCCGCCGTGCTCGGGGCCTCACCGCTACGGGCCTGGCGCGAGGTGGACCTGCCGCTGGTACGCCGCGCGCTCCTGGTCGCGGCCGGGTTCGCCTTCGCCGTCTCGCTCGGGGAGTTCGGCGCGACCGTCTTCATCGCCCGGCCCGACAACCCGACGCTGCCGGTCGCGGTGGCCCGGCTGCTGGGGCGGTCCGGGGAGCTCAACTACGGGCAGGCGATGGCCCTCAGCACGATCCTGATGCTGGTCTGCGCCGTGTCGCTGCTCCTGCTCGAACGTATCCGCACCGACCGATCCGGGGAGTTCTGA
- a CDS encoding class I SAM-dependent methyltransferase — protein sequence MSNLELAPSVMRFYGETVNEDSRLRSSADGRMELVRTQELLRRFLPPAPARVLDVGGGTGIHAEWLVKDGYDVALVDPVPRHVEAASAVCPATVGDARDLSEPDNTFDVVQLLGPLYHLPDPADRQRALAEASRVAKPGGLVAAAAINRYASLFEHVTYAHLHTERIHNSVSKILETAVYDGARGFTLSYFHRAEELVTELVASGLETVQVFGIEGPAWSLVKAAEQQPGEGPTDELIASAMDAARMAEPYPELLAASSHLLAVGTVPTGSAG from the coding sequence ATGTCGAATCTCGAATTGGCTCCCTCCGTGATGCGGTTCTATGGCGAGACGGTCAACGAGGACAGTCGTCTGCGCAGCTCGGCAGACGGTCGGATGGAACTGGTCAGGACCCAAGAACTCCTCCGGCGTTTTCTGCCCCCTGCGCCAGCACGTGTGCTCGACGTGGGCGGGGGAACCGGGATTCACGCTGAATGGCTCGTGAAGGACGGTTACGACGTCGCCCTGGTGGATCCCGTGCCCCGTCACGTTGAAGCCGCGTCGGCAGTGTGCCCGGCGACTGTCGGGGACGCGCGCGACCTGTCCGAGCCCGACAACACCTTCGACGTCGTGCAGCTCCTCGGGCCGCTCTACCACCTACCGGACCCCGCCGACCGGCAGCGGGCCCTCGCGGAGGCATCCCGCGTGGCCAAGCCTGGCGGGCTGGTCGCCGCAGCCGCGATCAATCGCTATGCGTCGCTTTTCGAGCACGTCACGTACGCCCACCTGCACACCGAGCGGATTCACAACTCTGTCTCCAAGATTCTGGAGACGGCGGTCTACGACGGAGCGCGGGGGTTTACCCTGTCCTACTTCCACCGGGCCGAAGAGCTGGTGACGGAACTGGTCGCCTCCGGGCTTGAGACCGTGCAGGTCTTCGGCATCGAGGGCCCGGCCTGGTCGCTGGTGAAGGCGGCAGAGCAGCAGCCGGGCGAAGGTCCCACGGATGAGCTGATCGCCTCAGCCATGGACGCGGCCCGTATGGCAGAGCCGTACCCGGAACTGCTCGCCGCCAGCTCGCACCTTTTGGCCGTCGGCACTGTCCCGACCGGCAGCGCTGGCTGA
- a CDS encoding GntR family transcriptional regulator, whose protein sequence is MAVLKYEEIAEFLRARIAAGEIAPGATIPSGRELAEQWNVSRATAIKAVDVLRNDGVVVAKQGTGFVVTEMPVARPAGARRAGSARILGGMPFQRVGEPDWAEPPIRVAAALGLSPGTTALRRVRVLQLPDGTPNSCVEAWFPPEIAEVSPRLADTNPIAEGTTRYVRRQTGRGPSEGVDITTVRLASETEADLLKVPQGTPVAVLLHTAYDEQGKPLVCEEGVTPASLFEQVDTYAM, encoded by the coding sequence ATGGCAGTCCTGAAGTACGAAGAGATCGCAGAGTTCCTGCGTGCCCGCATTGCCGCTGGTGAGATCGCACCCGGGGCCACGATCCCATCGGGCCGCGAACTGGCTGAGCAGTGGAACGTGTCACGGGCCACCGCCATCAAAGCCGTCGACGTACTGCGCAACGACGGCGTAGTCGTGGCCAAGCAAGGAACCGGGTTCGTCGTCACGGAGATGCCCGTGGCGCGCCCTGCTGGCGCTCGCCGCGCGGGTTCTGCTCGCATCCTGGGCGGGATGCCGTTCCAGCGCGTCGGGGAACCCGACTGGGCTGAACCCCCTATCCGCGTCGCTGCCGCCCTCGGCCTCTCCCCCGGAACAACGGCGCTTCGGCGCGTTCGGGTCCTACAACTCCCGGACGGAACACCGAACAGCTGCGTTGAGGCGTGGTTTCCCCCGGAGATCGCAGAGGTGTCGCCGCGCCTTGCCGACACCAACCCGATCGCTGAAGGGACGACACGCTATGTACGACGACAAACCGGGCGGGGTCCGTCAGAAGGCGTGGACATCACAACCGTGCGCCTTGCCTCAGAGACAGAGGCGGACCTCCTAAAGGTGCCGCAAGGCACCCCGGTCGCCGTACTACTGCACACCGCGTACGACGAGCAGGGGAAGCCGTTGGTGTGCGAGGAGGGAGTCACGCCGGCGTCTCTCTTCGAGCAGGTGGACACCTACGCGATGTAG